In Rathayibacter sp. VKM Ac-2762, one DNA window encodes the following:
- a CDS encoding ADP/ATP-dependent (S)-NAD(P)H-hydrate dehydratase → MGERVGTAEAARSIRVPREDDDKYTRGVLGIATGSERYPGAAVLGVEAAVRTGVGMVRYLGPERPAGLVLARRPEVVTAVGRVQAWLVGSGTSAEDRSDEERRTLIEQLHSGVPVVLDAGALDLIDEAAGPVVITPHYRELAGVLDRAGLDADAATIAEAPGEWARRAADRLGVCVLLKGGTTHVVAGGVELEVSGSTPWLATAGSGDVLGGVLGALLAGRAADAEAAGATLTAEDLAPVAAAAAVLHAEAGRSASAGGPIAALDIAEHLPGVVAALLR, encoded by the coding sequence ATGGGTGAGCGGGTCGGGACGGCGGAGGCGGCGCGGAGCATCAGGGTGCCGCGGGAGGACGACGACAAGTACACGCGCGGGGTGCTGGGGATCGCGACCGGGTCGGAGCGGTACCCGGGAGCGGCGGTGCTCGGCGTCGAGGCGGCGGTGCGGACGGGAGTCGGCATGGTCCGCTACCTCGGACCGGAGCGGCCCGCGGGACTGGTGCTCGCCCGGCGGCCGGAGGTCGTGACCGCGGTGGGACGCGTGCAGGCCTGGCTCGTCGGCTCCGGCACCAGCGCCGAGGACCGCAGCGACGAGGAGCGGCGCACCCTGATCGAGCAGCTGCACTCGGGAGTCCCGGTGGTGCTCGACGCGGGCGCGCTCGACCTGATCGACGAGGCCGCAGGCCCGGTCGTCATCACGCCGCACTACCGCGAGCTCGCCGGAGTGCTCGATCGAGCGGGCCTGGACGCGGACGCCGCGACGATCGCCGAGGCCCCGGGGGAGTGGGCGCGCCGGGCGGCGGACCGCCTCGGGGTCTGCGTGCTCCTCAAGGGCGGCACCACCCACGTCGTCGCGGGCGGCGTCGAGCTCGAGGTCTCCGGATCCACGCCCTGGCTGGCGACCGCGGGCAGCGGCGACGTCCTCGGCGGCGTGCTCGGCGCACTCCTCGCCGGTCGGGCCGCGGACGCCGAGGCGGCCGGGGCGACTCTGACCGCGGAGGACCTCGCCCCCGTGGCCGCCGCGGCCGCCGTCCTGCACGCGGAGGCCGGACGGAGCGCCTCCGCCGGCGGCCCGATCGCCGCGCTCGACATCGCGGAGCACCTGCCCGGAGTGGTCGCCGCACTCCTGCGCTGA
- a CDS encoding multifunctional oxoglutarate decarboxylase/oxoglutarate dehydrogenase thiamine pyrophosphate-binding subunit/dihydrolipoyllysine-residue succinyltransferase subunit, which yields MSSQLTGAGTEQGAEDFGANEWLVEELYEQYSADRASVDESWWPILERYGAQLANSGKDAPAPAPAAAPAPAASKPAAAAERVSSSGGGAVTHPAAASSSESTPASRTTSKQPKAQPIPADAPVSKPSAEDSTPDEDVVTPLRGMAKSLATNMDASLSIPTATSVRTIPAKLMIDNRIVINNHLRRTRGGKVSFTHLIGWALIRALKDFPSQNVFYDEVDGKPAVVAPAHVNLGIAIDMPKPDGTRALLVPSIKRADTLSFTAYLSAYQDLVKRARGNKLVAGDFAGTTLSLTNPGGIGTVHSVPRLMKGQGCIIGAGALEYPAEFQGASEKTLVELGIGKTITLTSTYDHRVIQGAGSGEFLKIVHELLLGGRGFYEDIFAALRIPYDPIHWSTDIAVDLAERVSKTARVQELINSFRVRGHLMADVDPLEYVQRSHPDLAIESHGLTFWDLDREFVTDGFGGKRQLKLRDILGILRDSYCRTVGVEYMHIQDPEQRAWMQQKLERGYEKPGHDEQLRILGKLNEAEAFETFLQTKYVGQKRFSLEGGESLIALLDAVLQGAADEHLDEVAIGMAHRGRLNVLTNIAGKTYGQIFREFEGTQDPRTVQGSGDVKYHLGTEGTFRGAAGEEIPVYLAANPSHLEAVNGVLEGIVRAKQDRKPIGTFTTLPILVHGDAAMAGQGVVVETLQMSQLRAYRTGGTIHININNQVGFTTPPHEARTSIYSTDGAKTIQAPIFHVNGDDPEAVVHVGQLAFEYRQRFHRDVVIDLICYRRRGHNEGDDPSMTQPLMYSLIEAKRSVRKLYTEALVGRGDITEEEYDRAHQDFQDRLERAFAETHAAQTGAIPVITADGDSVADLELPDAQQGEDYPGEPEVTGVKTEVVTRIGDAFTTPPEGFTVHPKLQQLLAKRQEMSRSGSIDWAFGELLALGSLLLEDTPVRLVGQDTRRGTFVQRHAVLHDRENGQEWLPLMNLSEQQARLWIYDSLLSEYAAMAFEYGYSVERPDSLVLWEAQFGDFANGAQIVIDEFISSAEQKWGQRSSLVLLLPHGYEGQGPDHSSARIERYLQMCAERNMTVARPSTPASYFHLLRRQAYSRPRRPLIVFTPKAMLRLRGASSPVEDFTSGRFQPVIDDARIQDASAVKRVLLHAGKVHYDLKAELEKKPDDGIALVRVEQYYPAPIEELRGIAERYPDAELVWVQDEPENQGAWPFMALEVAPKLGRSMRVVSRPSAASPAAGSAKRHASEQADLLSRALTR from the coding sequence GTGTCGAGCCAGTTGACCGGAGCAGGAACAGAGCAGGGCGCGGAGGACTTCGGAGCCAACGAGTGGCTCGTGGAGGAGCTGTACGAGCAGTACAGCGCCGACCGCGCCTCGGTGGACGAGTCCTGGTGGCCCATCCTGGAGCGCTACGGCGCCCAGCTCGCGAACTCCGGCAAGGACGCTCCGGCTCCGGCTCCCGCCGCGGCCCCCGCGCCCGCCGCCTCGAAGCCCGCCGCTGCCGCCGAGCGCGTCTCGTCGAGCGGCGGAGGCGCCGTGACCCATCCCGCCGCGGCCTCCTCCTCCGAGTCGACCCCCGCCTCCCGCACCACGTCGAAGCAGCCGAAGGCGCAGCCGATCCCGGCCGACGCTCCGGTGAGCAAGCCCTCCGCCGAGGACTCGACGCCGGACGAGGACGTCGTCACCCCGCTCCGCGGCATGGCGAAGAGCCTCGCGACCAACATGGACGCCAGCCTCAGCATCCCCACCGCGACGAGCGTCCGCACGATCCCGGCGAAGCTGATGATCGACAACCGCATCGTCATCAACAACCACCTGCGCCGCACCCGCGGCGGCAAGGTCTCGTTCACCCACCTGATCGGCTGGGCGCTCATCCGCGCGCTCAAGGACTTCCCGAGCCAGAACGTGTTCTACGACGAGGTCGACGGCAAGCCCGCGGTCGTCGCCCCGGCGCACGTCAACCTCGGCATCGCGATCGACATGCCCAAGCCCGACGGCACGCGCGCCCTGCTCGTGCCGAGCATCAAGCGCGCCGACACGCTGAGCTTCACGGCCTACCTCTCGGCCTACCAGGACCTGGTCAAGCGCGCGCGCGGCAACAAGCTCGTCGCCGGCGACTTCGCGGGCACCACGCTCTCGCTGACGAACCCCGGCGGCATCGGCACGGTCCACTCCGTCCCCCGCCTGATGAAGGGCCAGGGCTGCATCATCGGAGCCGGCGCCCTCGAGTACCCGGCGGAGTTCCAGGGCGCGTCCGAGAAGACGCTGGTCGAGCTGGGCATCGGCAAGACCATCACCCTGACCTCGACCTACGACCACCGCGTCATCCAGGGCGCCGGCTCGGGCGAGTTCCTCAAGATCGTGCACGAGCTCCTGCTCGGCGGCCGCGGCTTCTACGAGGACATCTTCGCCGCGCTGCGCATCCCCTACGACCCGATCCACTGGTCCACGGACATCGCCGTCGACCTCGCCGAGCGCGTCTCCAAGACCGCCCGCGTGCAGGAGCTCATCAACTCGTTCCGCGTCCGCGGGCACCTGATGGCCGACGTCGACCCGCTGGAGTACGTGCAGCGCTCGCACCCCGACCTCGCCATCGAGAGCCACGGCCTCACCTTCTGGGACCTCGATCGCGAGTTCGTCACGGACGGCTTCGGCGGCAAGCGCCAGCTCAAGCTGCGCGACATCCTCGGGATCCTCCGCGACTCGTACTGCCGCACCGTCGGCGTCGAGTACATGCACATCCAGGACCCGGAGCAGCGCGCCTGGATGCAGCAGAAGCTCGAGCGCGGCTACGAGAAGCCGGGCCACGACGAGCAGCTGCGCATCCTGGGCAAGCTCAACGAGGCCGAGGCCTTCGAGACCTTCCTGCAGACCAAGTACGTGGGCCAGAAGCGCTTCTCGCTCGAGGGCGGGGAGTCGCTCATCGCGCTGCTCGACGCCGTCCTGCAGGGCGCGGCCGACGAGCACCTCGACGAGGTCGCGATCGGCATGGCCCACCGCGGCCGCCTGAACGTGCTGACCAACATCGCCGGCAAGACCTACGGCCAGATCTTCCGCGAGTTCGAGGGCACCCAGGACCCGCGCACGGTCCAGGGCTCCGGAGACGTGAAGTACCACCTCGGCACCGAGGGCACCTTCCGCGGCGCGGCGGGCGAGGAGATCCCGGTCTACCTGGCGGCGAACCCCTCGCACCTCGAGGCCGTGAACGGCGTGCTCGAGGGCATCGTCCGCGCCAAGCAGGACCGCAAGCCCATCGGCACCTTCACCACGCTGCCGATCCTCGTGCACGGCGACGCCGCGATGGCGGGCCAGGGCGTGGTGGTCGAGACCCTGCAGATGTCGCAGCTGCGCGCGTACCGCACCGGCGGCACGATCCACATCAACATCAACAACCAGGTCGGGTTCACGACTCCCCCTCACGAGGCCCGCACCTCGATCTACTCGACCGACGGCGCGAAGACGATCCAGGCGCCGATCTTCCACGTGAACGGCGACGACCCCGAGGCGGTCGTCCATGTCGGGCAGCTCGCGTTCGAGTACCGCCAGCGATTCCACCGCGACGTGGTCATCGACCTGATCTGCTATCGCCGGCGCGGGCACAACGAGGGCGACGACCCCTCGATGACCCAGCCGCTGATGTACAGCCTGATCGAGGCCAAGCGCTCGGTCCGCAAGCTATACACCGAGGCGCTCGTCGGCCGCGGCGACATCACCGAGGAGGAGTACGACCGCGCCCACCAGGACTTCCAGGACCGCCTGGAGCGCGCGTTCGCCGAGACCCACGCCGCGCAGACCGGCGCGATCCCCGTGATCACCGCCGACGGCGACTCCGTGGCCGACCTCGAGCTGCCCGACGCGCAGCAGGGCGAGGACTACCCGGGCGAGCCCGAGGTGACCGGCGTGAAGACCGAGGTCGTCACCCGCATCGGCGACGCGTTCACGACGCCGCCCGAGGGCTTCACCGTGCACCCCAAGCTCCAGCAGCTGCTGGCGAAGCGCCAGGAGATGAGCCGCTCCGGCTCCATCGACTGGGCCTTCGGCGAGCTGCTCGCGCTCGGCTCGCTGCTGCTCGAGGACACCCCGGTGCGCCTCGTCGGCCAGGACACGCGCCGCGGGACCTTCGTCCAGCGCCACGCGGTCCTCCACGACCGCGAGAACGGCCAGGAGTGGCTGCCGCTGATGAACCTGTCCGAGCAGCAGGCCCGGCTCTGGATCTACGACTCGCTGCTCTCGGAGTACGCGGCGATGGCGTTCGAGTACGGCTACTCGGTGGAGCGGCCCGACTCGCTCGTGCTGTGGGAGGCGCAGTTCGGCGACTTCGCGAACGGCGCCCAGATCGTGATCGACGAGTTCATCTCCTCCGCCGAGCAGAAGTGGGGGCAGCGCTCGTCGCTCGTTCTCCTGCTCCCGCACGGCTACGAGGGCCAGGGCCCCGACCACTCGTCGGCGCGGATCGAGCGCTACCTGCAGATGTGCGCGGAGCGGAACATGACCGTCGCGCGACCGTCGACGCCGGCGTCCTACTTCCACCTGCTGCGCCGCCAGGCCTACTCCCGGCCCCGCCGACCGCTGATCGTCTTCACCCCGAAGGCGATGCTGCGGCTGCGCGGAGCCTCGAGCCCGGTCGAGGACTTCACCTCGGGCCGCTTCCAGCCGGTGATCGACGACGCGCGGATCCAGGACGCCTCCGCCGTGAAGCGCGTCCTGCTCCACGCCGGCAAGGTCCACTACGACCTCAAGGCGGAGCTCGAGAAGAAGCCCGACGACGGCATCGCGCTGGTCCGGGTCGAGCAGTACTACCCGGCGCCGATCGAGGAGCTGCGCGGCATCGCCGAGCGCTACCCGGACGCGGAGCTCGTCTGGGTGCAGGACGAGCCCGAGAACCAGGGCGCCTGGCCGTTCATGGCCCTCGAGGTCGCTCCGAAGCTGGGCCGGTCGATGCGCGTGGTCTCGCGCCCGTCCGCGGCCTCCCCCGCGGCCGGCTCGGCCAAGCGGCACGCCTCCGAGCAGGCCGACCTGCTGTCGCGGGCGCTCACCCGCTGA
- a CDS encoding GuaB1 family IMP dehydrogenase-related protein, with protein sequence MRFSGGTPSGDLTYSDVFLVPGRSSVTSRLDVSLAPGDGTGATIPVVSSNMNSVTGQRLAATLARRGGLGVLPQDMPLQALDAAIRWVKRQPVAFSGALTASPATTVEEALRILPAVAGHGFVVQEEGGAILGCVPAARLATALPDARLGDLVHSATPSIDADDVPTARAAFDLMVAADLDFAPVLHHGALVGTLSRTGALRSTVYDPALDADGRLRVAAAIGINGDVEAKARALVSAGVDVLVLDTAHGHQEGMLRALRTVSALDLGVPIAAGNVVTADAVHDLVDAGADILKVGVGPGAMCTTRMMTAVGRPQFSAVLETAERAHELGAHVWADGGVRYPRDVALALAAGAASVMIGSWFAGTIEAPGELRSDAAGRVYKESWGMASAKAVQERFDRLDAYELARKRLFAEGISSSTIYLDPLRPSVEDLLDMITSGVRSSFTYAGARSVADFHERAHVGLQSAAGYEEGKALPVSW encoded by the coding sequence ATGCGTTTCTCCGGCGGAACACCCTCAGGCGACCTCACCTACTCGGACGTCTTCCTCGTCCCCGGCCGCTCGTCGGTGACGAGCCGCCTCGACGTCTCGCTCGCCCCGGGCGACGGCACCGGGGCGACGATCCCCGTCGTCTCCTCCAACATGAACTCGGTCACCGGTCAGCGCCTCGCAGCGACGCTCGCGCGCCGGGGCGGGCTCGGCGTCCTCCCGCAGGACATGCCCCTGCAGGCGCTGGACGCCGCGATCCGCTGGGTGAAGCGCCAGCCGGTCGCCTTCTCCGGCGCCCTCACCGCCTCGCCGGCGACGACCGTGGAGGAGGCGCTGCGCATCCTGCCGGCCGTCGCCGGCCACGGCTTCGTGGTGCAGGAGGAGGGCGGCGCGATCCTCGGCTGCGTTCCGGCCGCGCGCCTGGCGACCGCGCTGCCGGACGCGCGCCTGGGCGACCTGGTGCACTCCGCCACCCCCTCGATCGACGCCGACGACGTGCCCACCGCGCGGGCCGCCTTCGACCTCATGGTGGCCGCCGACCTCGACTTCGCCCCCGTGCTGCACCACGGCGCCCTGGTCGGCACGCTGTCGCGCACCGGCGCCCTCCGCTCCACCGTCTACGACCCGGCGCTCGACGCGGACGGGCGTCTGCGCGTCGCGGCGGCGATCGGCATCAACGGCGACGTCGAGGCGAAGGCGCGCGCGCTCGTCTCCGCGGGCGTCGACGTCCTCGTCCTCGACACCGCGCACGGCCACCAGGAGGGGATGCTCCGGGCGCTCCGGACGGTCTCCGCGCTCGATCTCGGAGTGCCGATCGCGGCGGGCAACGTCGTCACGGCCGACGCGGTGCACGACCTCGTCGACGCGGGAGCGGACATCCTCAAGGTCGGCGTCGGCCCCGGCGCGATGTGCACCACGCGGATGATGACCGCGGTCGGCCGACCGCAGTTCTCGGCCGTCCTCGAGACGGCCGAGCGCGCGCATGAGCTGGGCGCTCACGTCTGGGCGGACGGCGGGGTGCGCTACCCGCGCGACGTCGCCCTCGCGCTGGCCGCGGGCGCCGCCTCCGTGATGATCGGCTCCTGGTTCGCCGGCACGATCGAGGCGCCGGGGGAGCTGCGCAGTGACGCGGCCGGCCGGGTCTACAAGGAGAGCTGGGGCATGGCCTCGGCCAAGGCGGTGCAGGAGCGCTTCGACCGCCTCGACGCCTACGAGCTCGCCCGCAAGCGCCTCTTCGCCGAGGGCATCTCCTCCTCCACCATCTACCTCGACCCGTTGCGGCCCTCGGTCGAGGACCTGCTCGACATGATCACCTCGGGGGTCCGCTCGTCCTTCACCTACGCCGGCGCCCGGAGCGTGGCCGACTTCCACGAGCGGGCGCACGTGGGCCTGCAGTCGGCCGCGGGCTACGAGGAGGGCAAGGCGCTGCCGGTCAGCTGGTGA
- a CDS encoding hemolysin family protein has product MGTEWLLLGVGLLLTLGTGVFVASEFALVNLDRADLEARRDRGETRLGMTIAALRVTSTHLSSAQLGITLTTLLTGYTMEPALSTLLQEPFSGLGIPEEALAPVMTVVAIVIATLLSMILGELVPKNFALALPRATAKLVVPLQTAFTTVFRPAVALLNGSANALLRLVGIEPKEELSGARSAEELSSLVRHSASAGLLEEDTADLLGRTLRFSALTAGDVMTPRLRLSTVERASTAQDVLDLARTTGFSRFPITDDDIDDIVGVVHVKQAVAVPRGKRSDVPVTALRSEPLRVPETMKLDVLLTELRGRGFQLAVVVDEYGGTAGVATLEDLVEELVGEVADEHDRSRADVVKLPGSTTFPGMLRPDEVLDRAGVHIPEEGPYETVAGFVMSELGRLPAVGDRVDVEGGSLRVERLDGRRIDRLRFTPDPDADPDGIPDPLADVARGHRGRKESDDE; this is encoded by the coding sequence GTGGGAACTGAGTGGCTCCTCCTCGGCGTCGGCCTGCTGCTGACCCTGGGCACCGGCGTCTTCGTCGCCAGCGAGTTCGCGCTGGTGAACCTCGACCGGGCCGACCTCGAGGCCCGTCGCGACCGCGGCGAGACGCGCCTGGGCATGACCATCGCGGCCCTGCGCGTCACCTCCACGCACCTCTCGAGCGCGCAGCTGGGCATCACCCTCACGACGCTGCTCACCGGCTACACGATGGAGCCCGCCCTCTCGACGCTGCTCCAGGAGCCGTTCAGCGGACTCGGCATCCCGGAGGAGGCGCTCGCGCCGGTCATGACGGTGGTCGCCATCGTCATCGCGACCCTGCTGTCGATGATCCTCGGCGAGCTGGTCCCCAAGAACTTCGCCCTCGCTCTGCCGCGGGCGACCGCGAAGCTCGTCGTGCCGCTGCAGACCGCGTTCACGACGGTGTTCCGCCCGGCCGTCGCCCTGCTGAACGGCAGCGCGAACGCCCTGCTGCGCCTGGTCGGCATCGAGCCGAAGGAGGAGCTCTCGGGCGCCCGCAGCGCCGAGGAGCTCTCGAGCCTCGTGCGCCACTCCGCCAGCGCCGGACTGCTCGAGGAGGACACGGCCGACCTGCTCGGGCGCACCCTCCGCTTCTCCGCCCTCACCGCGGGCGACGTGATGACGCCGCGCCTGCGCCTGTCGACGGTCGAGCGCGCGAGCACCGCGCAGGACGTGCTCGACCTCGCCCGCACCACCGGGTTCTCGCGCTTCCCGATCACGGACGACGACATCGACGACATCGTCGGAGTCGTGCACGTCAAGCAGGCCGTCGCCGTGCCCCGCGGCAAGAGGTCCGACGTGCCGGTCACGGCGCTGCGCTCCGAGCCGCTCCGCGTCCCCGAGACCATGAAGCTCGACGTGCTGCTCACGGAGCTGCGCGGACGCGGCTTCCAGCTCGCGGTCGTCGTCGACGAGTACGGCGGGACGGCGGGCGTCGCCACGCTCGAGGACCTGGTCGAGGAGCTGGTCGGCGAGGTCGCCGACGAGCACGACCGCTCCCGGGCCGACGTGGTCAAGCTCCCCGGCTCCACCACCTTCCCCGGCATGCTCCGCCCCGACGAGGTCCTCGACCGCGCCGGCGTGCACATCCCCGAGGAGGGGCCCTACGAGACGGTCGCCGGATTCGTGATGAGCGAGCTCGGCCGCCTCCCCGCCGTCGGCGACCGGGTCGACGTCGAGGGCGGCTCGCTGCGCGTCGAGCGCCTGGACGGCCGCCGCATCGACCGCCTCCGCTTCACGCCCGACCCCGACGCGGATCCCGACGGGATCCCCGATCCGCTCGCCGACGTCGCCCGCGGACACCGCGGACGGAAGGAGTCCGACGATGAGTGA
- a CDS encoding hemolysin family protein, which translates to MSDWAGIAWLVVLLAANAFFVGAEFAVISARRSQIEPLAESGRRSAITALAAMEHATLMLATTQLGITVCSLLILNVSEPAIHHLLEVPLHAVGIPDELSGTVAFVITLLIVSFLHVVLGEMVPKNISFSMPDRAVLLLAPPLVAIARVLRPIIVALNAVSNGVLRLFKVEPKDEANSTFTLEEVQTIVDQSTREGTLRDSTGTLLAAFEFTEKKVHDVALPLDGIVSLPSGATPADVERAVAKHGFSRYVILGEDGTPEGYIHLKDVLDLDGDTEGAKFRLPVPAKRIRQLASIFEATDLEDALAIMRRTGAHLARAFDEQGRATGVLFLEDIIEELVGEVDDATRR; encoded by the coding sequence ATGAGTGACTGGGCCGGAATCGCCTGGCTCGTGGTGCTCCTCGCCGCGAACGCCTTCTTCGTCGGAGCGGAGTTCGCGGTCATCTCCGCGCGCCGCTCCCAGATCGAGCCCCTCGCGGAGAGCGGACGCCGCAGCGCGATCACCGCGCTCGCCGCGATGGAGCACGCCACACTGATGCTCGCGACCACGCAGCTGGGCATCACCGTCTGCTCGCTGCTGATCCTCAACGTGAGCGAGCCGGCGATCCACCACCTGCTCGAGGTGCCGCTGCACGCCGTCGGCATCCCCGACGAGCTCTCCGGCACCGTCGCCTTCGTCATCACGCTGCTGATCGTGTCGTTCCTGCACGTGGTGCTCGGCGAGATGGTCCCCAAGAACATCTCGTTCTCGATGCCCGACCGCGCCGTGCTCCTCCTGGCGCCGCCGCTCGTCGCCATCGCCCGGGTCCTCCGCCCGATCATCGTCGCCCTCAACGCGGTCTCGAACGGAGTGCTCCGCCTCTTCAAGGTGGAGCCCAAGGACGAGGCGAACAGCACCTTCACGCTCGAGGAGGTGCAGACGATCGTCGACCAGTCCACCCGCGAGGGCACACTCCGCGACTCGACCGGGACCCTCCTCGCCGCGTTCGAGTTCACCGAGAAGAAGGTCCACGACGTCGCCCTGCCCCTCGACGGGATCGTCAGCCTCCCCAGCGGAGCGACCCCCGCCGACGTCGAGCGCGCCGTCGCCAAGCACGGCTTCTCGCGCTACGTGATCCTCGGCGAGGACGGCACCCCCGAGGGCTACATCCACCTCAAGGACGTCCTCGACCTCGACGGCGACACGGAGGGCGCCAAGTTCCGCCTCCCCGTCCCCGCCAAGCGCATCCGCCAGCTCGCCTCGATCTTCGAGGCCACCGACCTCGAGGACGCCCTCGCGATCATGCGGCGCACCGGCGCCCACCTCGCCCGCGCGTTCGACGAGCAGGGCCGCGCCACCGGAGTGCTGTTCCTCGAGGACATCATCGAGGAGCTCGTCGGCGAAGTCGACGACGCCACCCGCCGCTAG
- the corA gene encoding magnesium/cobalt transporter CorA encodes MTIVDNAVYVDGRRIRNPDSLEDTFELMRDEHGMAWIGLYRPTREEVEAVAEEFGLHPLAVEDALSGHQRAKLERYDDGLFVVLRPARYADAAETVVFGELHVFVGPDFVVTIRHADSPDLARVRRRLEEDPALLARGPEAVLYAILDQVVDEYAPVVFGVQGDVDEIEDQLFGDDSDDGLSERIYRLSREVIHFQRSVQPLTALLHELLQESTPVEGEPSPSPERIELRRSLRDVLDHTIRVTEAVDSLRAILDKALTVHSTLVSRRQTETGLAQNDVVRKISSWAAILFAPTLVAGIYGMNFDDMPELHWRLGYPWALGLMVLFGFALYAVFKRKKWL; translated from the coding sequence ATGACCATCGTCGACAACGCCGTGTACGTCGACGGCCGCCGCATCCGGAACCCCGACTCGCTCGAGGACACCTTCGAGCTGATGCGCGACGAGCACGGCATGGCCTGGATCGGTCTCTACCGCCCGACGCGCGAGGAGGTCGAGGCGGTCGCCGAGGAGTTCGGGCTGCACCCGCTCGCCGTCGAGGACGCGCTGAGCGGGCACCAGCGGGCCAAGCTCGAGCGCTACGACGACGGGCTCTTCGTCGTGCTGCGGCCGGCGCGCTACGCGGACGCCGCCGAGACGGTCGTCTTCGGCGAGCTGCACGTCTTCGTCGGCCCCGACTTCGTGGTCACCATCCGGCACGCCGACTCCCCGGACCTCGCCCGCGTGCGCCGCCGCCTGGAGGAGGATCCGGCCCTCCTCGCCCGCGGGCCCGAAGCGGTGCTCTACGCGATCCTCGACCAGGTCGTCGACGAGTACGCGCCGGTGGTGTTCGGCGTCCAGGGCGACGTGGACGAGATCGAGGACCAGCTCTTCGGCGACGACTCGGACGACGGGCTCTCGGAGCGCATCTACCGGCTCTCGCGCGAGGTCATCCACTTCCAGCGCTCGGTGCAGCCGCTGACCGCCCTGCTGCACGAGCTGCTGCAGGAGTCGACGCCCGTGGAGGGGGAGCCCTCGCCCTCGCCGGAGCGGATCGAGCTGCGCCGCTCCCTCCGCGACGTGCTCGACCACACCATCCGCGTGACGGAGGCGGTCGACTCCCTGCGCGCGATCCTCGACAAGGCGCTCACGGTGCACTCGACGCTCGTCTCGCGCCGGCAGACCGAGACCGGGCTCGCCCAGAACGACGTGGTCCGCAAGATCTCCTCGTGGGCGGCGATCCTCTTCGCCCCGACCCTGGTGGCCGGCATCTACGGGATGAACTTCGACGACATGCCGGAGCTGCACTGGCGGCTCGGCTACCCCTGGGCGCTGGGCCTGATGGTGCTGTTCGGCTTCGCGCTCTACGCGGTGTTCAAGCGGAAGAAGTGGCTCTGA